TGAAATTGCGCCTAGGCGAGGCGCTGGAGTTTGTGGTTCTGCATGAGCAGCGCCATCTGCAACAGGCCCTGCGCGTGAAGGCAAGTGCTAGTCAACCTTTGAGTTTGGTGGTGTAAGGTGAGAAGCGTTTTTGGCTTGTTTTCTGGAAAAGAGGCTAAAAACGCTGAATACATTTTTATAGCTACTGCTTTTCATACATGACGTACTCACATTGGTCAGGGTCGTTTGTGTATTTGAACAACACCAGCTTCCCGTCTTTTTTATATAGCCTTATTTGGCCGTCTCCTTTCCCGTTAAGCTGTCCGCCGGCTTGGTATAGCACAGAAATATCTTGCGTTCCTGAAACTGAATCGAGAGATAACTCCAGCTTGCCAGTGTCAGAGACTATCCTATTTCTACTCTCACCTACAACCAAGCCGGACGTATTGACCAGTATAAACTTCTTGTCTTGGGTTAACTCTATATGGCCGTAGTCTTGCCTCTCTGGACCATTAGTTTTAAAACGATTAACAGTGCCATTATCTGGCATGTAGATGCCTGCTAAGGCTTCGGCAGAGGGGGCAACAGGCACCTGCTCCACCTCGTCATAAAACCCACACGGCCGGCGGCACGCCATGCAAACAAACATTAGAACCAGGGAGACACAAATTCTATTCATGAGGTAAGTGGCTACTTTCAGGAATGGGCGCATTGAAGTTTTAGTCACTTTTCTGCGTTAGTGGTTAGCCCGTCAGTTGGACTTGCTTTGGACATGGTTACTCTTCCTGCAATAGCATCCAGGAGGTGCCAAACTTGTCGCGCAGCATGGCAAACCTGTTAGCAAAGAAGGTCTTTTCCATCTTCATGAAGACTTCTCCACCATCCTTAGAGAGCAGGTCATAAATTTGTTCTGCTTGCTCAGGCGTATCCAGCTTAAGGGTGAGGTAGGCGCTGCGCATGGGCTCTGCCCCTACAACATCTGCGCCCCTGACAGTAGTGCCGCCTATTTCCATGATGGCATGAAGAATGGGTTTCTTCCAGTCTTTCGGGAAGTGGGGTGGCACTTGCTGGTGCGCCAGCATCAGGTTTAT
The nucleotide sequence above comes from Nibribacter ruber. Encoded proteins:
- a CDS encoding VOC family protein, with translation MDKDPSMKLDIYINYPGHCEEAFRFYEEHLGGKINLMLAHQQVPPHFPKDWKKPILHAIMEIGGTTVRGADVVGAEPMRSAYLTLKLDTPEQAEQIYDLLSKDGGEVFMKMEKTFFANRFAMLRDKFGTSWMLLQEE